The Mycolicibacterium mageritense genome contains a region encoding:
- a CDS encoding amidohydrolase family protein, with translation MNKDDMILISVDDHIIEPPNMFKNHLPEKYRDEAPRLVHNPDGSDTWQFRDTVIPNVALNAVAGRPKEEYGLEPQGLDEIRKGCYDPDERVKDMNAGGVLATMNFPSFPGFAARLFATDDSEFSLALVQAYNDWHIDEWCGSNPGRFIPMALPAIWDPQLCADEVRRVSKKGVHSLTFTENPSTLGYPSFHDLEYWKPLWEALCDTDTVMNVHIGSSGKLAITAPDAPMDVMITLQPMNIVQAAADLLWSAPIKAYPDLKIALSEGGTGWIPYFLDRVDRTYDMHSTWTHQNFGGKLPSEVFREHFMTCFISDPIGVKNRHEIGVDNICWEMDYPHSDSMWPGAPEELAAVFDTYNVPDDEINKITHENAMRLYHFDPFAHVPKDQATVGALRKAAEGHDVSIRALSHKEKTGTTFADFQANAKAVAGAKD, from the coding sequence ATGAACAAAGACGACATGATCTTGATCAGCGTGGACGACCACATCATCGAGCCGCCGAACATGTTCAAGAACCACCTGCCGGAGAAGTACCGGGATGAGGCGCCCCGGCTCGTGCACAACCCGGACGGGTCCGACACGTGGCAGTTCCGCGACACCGTGATCCCCAACGTCGCGCTCAACGCCGTGGCGGGCCGCCCGAAAGAGGAATACGGGTTGGAGCCGCAAGGCCTCGATGAGATCCGCAAGGGCTGCTATGACCCCGACGAGCGGGTCAAGGACATGAACGCCGGCGGGGTCTTGGCGACCATGAACTTCCCGTCGTTCCCCGGTTTCGCCGCGCGCCTGTTCGCCACCGACGATTCCGAGTTCTCGCTGGCGCTCGTACAGGCTTACAACGACTGGCACATCGACGAGTGGTGCGGATCCAACCCGGGCCGCTTCATCCCCATGGCGCTGCCGGCGATCTGGGATCCGCAGCTGTGTGCCGACGAGGTGCGGCGCGTGTCGAAGAAAGGCGTGCACTCGCTGACCTTCACCGAGAACCCGTCGACCCTCGGCTATCCCAGCTTCCATGACCTGGAGTACTGGAAGCCGTTGTGGGAGGCCTTGTGTGACACCGACACGGTGATGAACGTGCACATCGGGTCGTCGGGCAAGCTCGCGATCACCGCGCCGGACGCGCCGATGGACGTGATGATCACGCTGCAGCCCATGAACATCGTGCAAGCCGCGGCCGACCTGCTGTGGTCCGCGCCCATCAAGGCCTACCCGGATCTCAAGATCGCACTGTCGGAGGGCGGGACCGGCTGGATTCCGTACTTCCTGGACCGGGTCGACCGGACCTACGACATGCATTCGACGTGGACGCACCAGAATTTCGGCGGCAAGTTGCCGTCCGAGGTGTTCCGGGAGCACTTCATGACGTGCTTCATCTCCGACCCCATCGGCGTGAAGAACCGCCATGAGATCGGTGTCGACAACATCTGCTGGGAAATGGACTACCCGCACTCAGACTCGATGTGGCCCGGTGCACCAGAAGAACTCGCCGCGGTGTTCGACACTTACAACGTGCCCGACGACGAGATCAACAAGATCACCCACGAGAACGCCATGCGGCTGTACCACTTCGACCCGTTCGCGCACGTTCCGAAAGACCAGGCGACGGTCGGCGCGCTGCGCAAGGCTGCCGAGGGGCATGACGTGTCGATCCGTGCACTGAGCCACAAGGAGAAGACCGGCACCACGTTTGCCGACTTCCAGGCCAACGCCAAAGCCGTTGCCGGCGCCAAAGACTGA
- a CDS encoding CaiB/BaiF CoA transferase family protein, with protein MSESQTAPLAGITIVALEQAVSAPMCTRVLADFGARVIKVENPKGGDFARDYDDVVNGLAAHFVWANRGKESITLDLKSAAGMAVLHRLLEGADALVSNLAPGATARMGLGPADLAERHPRLIPVEIDGYGTGGPLSHKRAYDLLVQAESGACAVTGYPDQPAKPGPPVADISTGLYAALSIMALLLGRSRRHENGPAPAVAVSLFDTMTDIMGYPLTYTQHSGVDQQPLGMSSPAVSPYGAFPTRDGQTVVLGTTNDREWQRLAREIIDRPDLADDPRFATNSDRCAGRDVLTDAIAAWCAQHDLAEIQQIADEAGIGNSRYNRPSEVVAHQHLKDRDRWRPVATPNGEISALLPPPVITGFEQPMGAVPGLGEHTDAILTDMGMTADEIAELREQGAIGPQYPTSRDRSTRHA; from the coding sequence GTGAGCGAATCTCAGACCGCGCCGCTGGCCGGGATCACAATCGTGGCACTGGAACAGGCGGTGTCGGCCCCGATGTGCACGCGGGTGCTCGCAGACTTCGGGGCTCGGGTGATCAAGGTCGAGAACCCGAAGGGCGGAGACTTCGCCCGCGACTACGACGATGTGGTGAACGGCCTTGCCGCCCACTTTGTCTGGGCCAACCGCGGCAAGGAATCGATCACCCTCGACCTGAAGTCAGCCGCAGGCATGGCGGTGTTGCACCGGTTGCTCGAGGGGGCCGACGCGTTGGTGTCCAATCTGGCGCCGGGCGCGACCGCGCGTATGGGGCTCGGGCCCGCCGATCTGGCCGAGCGCCATCCGCGGTTGATACCCGTCGAGATCGACGGGTACGGCACCGGCGGTCCGCTGTCGCACAAGCGCGCCTACGACCTGCTGGTTCAGGCCGAATCGGGGGCGTGCGCGGTCACCGGGTATCCGGACCAGCCGGCCAAACCCGGGCCGCCGGTCGCCGACATCTCGACGGGTCTTTATGCCGCACTGTCGATCATGGCGCTTTTGCTCGGCCGCTCACGGCGGCACGAGAACGGGCCTGCCCCGGCCGTTGCGGTCAGCCTGTTCGACACCATGACCGACATCATGGGCTATCCGCTGACCTACACCCAGCATTCCGGTGTCGACCAGCAGCCACTCGGGATGAGCTCGCCGGCCGTGTCCCCGTACGGGGCGTTTCCGACGCGTGACGGACAGACCGTGGTGCTCGGCACCACCAACGACCGGGAATGGCAGCGGCTGGCACGCGAGATCATCGACCGACCGGATCTGGCCGACGATCCGCGGTTCGCCACCAATTCCGACCGCTGCGCGGGCCGCGACGTGCTCACCGACGCGATCGCAGCGTGGTGCGCACAGCACGACCTCGCCGAGATCCAGCAGATCGCCGACGAAGCGGGTATCGGCAACTCGCGCTACAACCGGCCCAGTGAGGTGGTCGCCCATCAGCACCTCAAAGACCGGGACCGCTGGCGGCCCGTCGCGACCCCGAACGGTGAGATCTCCGCTCTGCTGCCGCCGCCGGTGATCACGGGATTCGAACAACCGATGGGCGCGGTTCCCGGCCTCGGCGAGCACACCGATGCCATCCTGACGGATATGGGTATGACCGCCGACGAGATCGCCGAGCTGCGCGAACAGGGTGCGATCGGCCCGCAATACCCGACATCTCGAGATCGGAGCACTCGCCATGCGTGA
- a CDS encoding nuclear transport factor 2 family protein, producing MSTPRTDDLVEIQQLLARYAVTITQGDIEGLISVFTPDGTYSAFGETYALERFPVLVDAAPKGLFMTGTALVTFDADDHDAATGTQPLCFIEHSTHDMRIGYYNDTYLRTPEGWRLRTRAMTFIRRSGAHDHGKPHAIGRPSA from the coding sequence ATGAGTACGCCTAGAACTGACGACCTGGTGGAGATCCAGCAGCTGCTGGCCCGTTACGCCGTCACCATCACGCAGGGCGACATCGAAGGCCTGATCTCCGTGTTCACCCCGGACGGCACTTACAGCGCGTTCGGGGAAACCTATGCGCTGGAACGCTTCCCGGTGCTCGTCGACGCCGCCCCCAAAGGACTGTTCATGACCGGGACCGCGCTGGTGACCTTTGACGCCGACGATCATGACGCCGCGACCGGCACCCAGCCACTGTGCTTCATCGAGCACTCCACGCACGACATGCGCATCGGCTACTACAACGACACCTACCTGCGGACCCCCGAGGGCTGGCGACTGAGAACACGCGCCATGACGTTCATCCGGCGCAGCGGCGCGCACGACCACGGCAAACCGCACGCGATCGGTCGGCCGTCAGCATGA
- a CDS encoding acyl-CoA dehydrogenase family protein, with amino-acid sequence MNFELTEDQQLIRASVAELAAKFGDHYWMEKDQAHEFPQEFYDAIAGGGWLGMTIPEEYGGHGLGITEATILAEEVARSGGGMNAASSIHMSIFGMQPVVVFGSDEMKAETLPRIAGGDLHVCFGVTEPGAGLDTSRITTFARRDGDSYVVNGRKVWISKALESEKILLLTRTTPREEAQKPTDGLSLFLTDLDRDHVDIRPIRKMGRNAVSSNELFIDDLRVPVEHRIGEEGKGFSYLLHGLNPERMLIAAEALGIGRVALDRAVQYANERVVFDRPIGMNQGIQFPLADSLARLDAAELVLRKATWLYDNGKPCGREANMAKYLCADAGFTAADRALQTHGGMGYSEEYNISRFFRESRLMKIAPVSQEMILNFLGANVLGLPKSY; translated from the coding sequence ATGAACTTCGAACTGACCGAGGATCAGCAGCTGATCCGTGCCTCGGTCGCGGAGCTGGCGGCCAAGTTCGGCGACCACTACTGGATGGAGAAGGACCAGGCCCACGAATTCCCGCAAGAGTTCTACGACGCCATCGCCGGCGGTGGCTGGCTCGGAATGACCATCCCGGAGGAATACGGTGGCCACGGCCTCGGCATCACCGAGGCGACCATCCTGGCCGAGGAGGTTGCCCGCTCGGGCGGCGGCATGAACGCCGCCAGCTCCATCCACATGTCGATCTTCGGTATGCAGCCCGTCGTGGTGTTCGGTTCCGACGAGATGAAGGCGGAGACTCTGCCCCGGATCGCGGGCGGCGACCTGCATGTGTGTTTCGGCGTCACCGAACCTGGTGCGGGCCTCGATACTTCGCGCATCACCACATTCGCCAGGCGGGACGGTGACAGCTATGTGGTGAACGGCCGCAAGGTGTGGATCTCAAAAGCACTCGAATCCGAGAAGATCCTGCTGCTGACGCGTACGACGCCGCGTGAGGAGGCGCAGAAGCCGACAGACGGGCTGTCGCTGTTCCTCACCGACCTCGACCGCGATCACGTCGACATCCGGCCGATCCGCAAGATGGGCCGCAACGCCGTGAGCTCCAACGAACTGTTCATCGACGATCTGCGGGTGCCCGTCGAGCATCGGATCGGTGAAGAGGGCAAAGGGTTCAGCTACCTCCTGCACGGGCTCAACCCCGAGCGGATGCTCATCGCGGCCGAGGCGTTGGGCATCGGGCGGGTCGCGCTGGACCGGGCCGTGCAGTACGCCAACGAGCGGGTCGTGTTCGACCGTCCCATCGGCATGAACCAGGGCATCCAGTTTCCGCTGGCGGACTCGCTGGCCCGGCTCGACGCCGCCGAGCTCGTGCTGCGCAAGGCCACCTGGCTCTACGACAACGGAAAGCCCTGCGGCCGTGAGGCCAACATGGCCAAGTACTTGTGCGCGGACGCCGGGTTCACCGCTGCGGACCGTGCGCTGCAGACGCATGGCGGCATGGGTTACTCCGAGGAGTACAACATCTCGCGGTTCTTCCGCGAGTCGCGACTGATGAAGATCGCTCCGGTGAGCCAGGAGATGATCCTGAACTTCCTCGGTGCCAATGTGCTCGGCCTGCCCAAGAGCTACTGA
- a CDS encoding acyl-CoA dehydrogenase family protein encodes MDQESLDLLEEALRKTMLSISGAELDSALADLGWTDMVADVPDVAIPLVFRLLGETGSHASVLNDVLLETIGGLPGGTPPMPYTGGGWVVWSRSSVTDPTLGGLPLHRVPDGELMRMGEARKAVGWWLVGSARAMLALARTHALDRVQFGKPISSFQAVRHRLAETLVAIEGAEATLSLPGSESPDLTAMLAKAAAGKAALTAAKHCQQVLGGIGFTAEHDLHHHLKRALVLDGLLGSSRELTRKAGAGLRARGSAPRLAEL; translated from the coding sequence ATGGATCAGGAGTCGCTCGACCTGCTCGAAGAGGCATTGCGGAAGACCATGCTCTCGATTTCCGGCGCCGAGCTCGACTCTGCGCTCGCCGACCTCGGCTGGACTGACATGGTGGCCGACGTCCCCGACGTCGCGATACCACTGGTGTTCCGACTGTTGGGGGAAACCGGTTCGCACGCTTCGGTTCTCAACGACGTGCTGCTGGAGACCATCGGTGGTCTGCCCGGAGGCACCCCTCCCATGCCGTATACGGGTGGCGGTTGGGTCGTGTGGTCGCGCTCGAGCGTCACGGATCCGACCCTGGGCGGACTGCCGCTGCATCGGGTGCCCGATGGTGAGCTCATGCGGATGGGCGAGGCGCGCAAGGCCGTGGGCTGGTGGCTGGTCGGCTCGGCCCGGGCGATGCTCGCACTGGCCCGCACGCACGCGCTGGACCGGGTCCAGTTCGGCAAGCCGATCTCGTCATTCCAGGCCGTCCGTCACCGGCTGGCGGAAACCCTGGTCGCGATCGAGGGTGCGGAGGCGACGCTGAGCCTCCCGGGCTCCGAGAGCCCCGATCTCACCGCGATGCTGGCAAAGGCCGCCGCGGGCAAGGCCGCCCTGACCGCGGCCAAGCACTGCCAGCAGGTGCTCGGCGGCATCGGCTTCACCGCCGAACACGACCTGCACCACCACCTGAAGCGGGCCTTGGTTCTCGACGGATTGCTCGGCAGCTCACGCGAACTCACCCGCAAGGCAGGCGCAGGACTGAGGGCCCGCGGTTCGGCTCCCCGCCTGGCAGAGTTGTAA
- a CDS encoding metal-dependent hydrolase family protein: MLTLKAAGLLDVDAGTIIRPGIVCVDGDRIVSVGTEISQGSEVIDLGDAILLPGLMDMEVNLLMGGRGENPGLSQVQDDPPTRVLRAVGNARRTLRAGFTTVRNLGLFVKTGGYLLDVALGKAIDAGWIEGPRIVPAGHAITPTGGHLDPTMFAAFMPGILELTIEEGIANGVDEIRKAVRYQIKHGAQLIKVCCSGGVMSLTGEAGAQHYSDEELRAIVDEAHRRGLRVAAHTHGAQAVKHAVACGIDCIEHGFLMDDEAIQMLVDHDRFLVTTRRLAQAMDVSKAPKVLQDKAAEMFPKAETSIKAAYEAGVKIAVGTDAPAIPHGKNADELVTLVEWGMPPAAVLKAATVTAAELINADDRGRLANGLLADIIAVPGDPLQDISVTRDVKFVMKGGKVYRNEYA; this comes from the coding sequence GTGCTGACCCTCAAGGCTGCGGGCCTTCTCGACGTCGATGCCGGGACGATCATCCGCCCCGGCATCGTCTGTGTCGACGGGGACAGAATCGTGAGCGTCGGAACCGAGATTTCCCAGGGCTCCGAGGTGATCGATCTCGGCGACGCGATCCTGCTGCCCGGGCTGATGGACATGGAGGTCAACCTGCTCATGGGCGGGCGGGGCGAGAACCCCGGCCTGTCGCAGGTGCAGGATGATCCCCCGACCCGCGTGCTGCGGGCCGTGGGCAACGCCCGCCGCACGCTGCGGGCCGGGTTCACCACCGTGCGCAACCTCGGCCTGTTCGTCAAGACCGGCGGCTATCTGCTCGACGTCGCCCTGGGCAAAGCGATAGACGCCGGCTGGATCGAGGGTCCGCGTATCGTGCCCGCGGGCCACGCGATCACCCCGACGGGCGGTCATCTCGACCCCACGATGTTCGCCGCGTTCATGCCCGGTATCCTGGAGCTGACGATCGAGGAGGGCATCGCCAACGGCGTCGACGAGATCCGCAAAGCCGTGCGCTACCAGATCAAACACGGCGCGCAGCTGATCAAGGTGTGCTGCTCGGGCGGGGTCATGTCACTGACCGGAGAGGCCGGGGCGCAGCACTATTCGGACGAGGAGCTGCGGGCCATCGTCGACGAGGCGCACCGCCGTGGGCTGCGCGTCGCCGCCCACACGCACGGCGCCCAAGCCGTCAAGCACGCGGTGGCCTGCGGTATCGACTGCATCGAACACGGATTCCTGATGGACGACGAGGCCATCCAGATGCTCGTCGACCACGACCGGTTCCTGGTCACCACACGGCGACTGGCGCAGGCCATGGACGTTTCCAAGGCTCCGAAGGTGCTGCAGGACAAGGCAGCCGAGATGTTCCCCAAAGCCGAGACGTCGATCAAGGCCGCCTACGAGGCCGGGGTGAAGATCGCTGTCGGCACCGACGCCCCCGCCATCCCGCACGGGAAGAACGCCGACGAGCTGGTCACGCTGGTCGAGTGGGGCATGCCGCCGGCGGCCGTGCTGAAGGCGGCGACCGTGACGGCGGCCGAGCTGATCAACGCTGATGATCGCGGCCGTCTCGCCAACGGCCTGCTGGCCGACATCATCGCGGTACCCGGCGATCCACTGCAAGATATCAGCGTTACACGAGATGTGAAATTTGTAATGAAGGGAGGTAAGGTCTACCGCAATGAGTACGCCTAG
- a CDS encoding carboxymuconolactone decarboxylase family protein, which translates to MRVPPLPADEWDDDVRHALAVMLPEERLNPEGAGTALSTLARHPHLTKAFLRFSNHLLFRSTLDARLRELAILRIAHRRHCEYEWAHHVFIAKAQGLTDDEIADIQLGKAAATLDQLVLDAVDELDEESRISDATWAALCEHLDERQRMDLVFTIGGYGLMAMAYNTFGIQPEHGTAEPGPRERR; encoded by the coding sequence GTGCGCGTGCCCCCGCTGCCAGCCGACGAGTGGGACGACGACGTGCGACACGCACTCGCGGTCATGCTCCCCGAGGAGCGGCTCAACCCGGAAGGTGCCGGCACCGCACTGTCGACGCTGGCCCGCCACCCGCACCTGACCAAGGCGTTCCTGCGGTTCAGCAACCACCTGCTGTTCCGCTCGACGCTCGACGCCCGGCTCCGCGAGCTCGCGATCCTGCGGATCGCGCACCGCAGGCATTGCGAATACGAGTGGGCCCACCACGTTTTCATCGCCAAGGCCCAGGGGCTGACCGACGACGAGATCGCGGATATCCAGCTCGGCAAGGCCGCTGCCACGCTCGACCAGTTGGTGCTCGACGCCGTGGACGAACTCGATGAAGAGTCCCGCATCTCCGACGCCACGTGGGCGGCGCTGTGCGAGCACCTCGACGAACGTCAGCGCATGGACCTGGTTTTCACGATCGGCGGCTACGGCCTGATGGCCATGGCTTACAACACGTTCGGCATCCAGCCCGAACACGGCACGGCCGAACCCGGACCCCGAGAGAGAAGGTAG
- a CDS encoding SDR family NAD(P)-dependent oxidoreductase has protein sequence MRTYFDLTGRSALVTGAGAGIGAAVSEALAAAGAAVLVTDISGDAAAVVAERINTAAGGGKSNTAAGGGKADSAALDVNDRDAAVAAAAQAAALGEGNLHIVVNNAGVTSPAMFPKLTDETFRLTFDVHVMGTFHVTQAALPHLPTDGTGRVINVTSSAGITGTLGQVNYSAAKAAIIGFTKSLARELAPKNIMVNALAPLAATPMTETIRTNEKFAANMMNRIPLKRWAQAEEVAGAFVFLASDAASYITGQVLPVDGGMVM, from the coding sequence ATGAGAACCTATTTCGATCTGACCGGACGCTCGGCACTGGTGACGGGCGCGGGTGCCGGCATCGGTGCCGCCGTATCCGAGGCGCTGGCCGCGGCGGGTGCGGCGGTGCTCGTCACCGACATCAGTGGTGACGCGGCGGCCGTGGTTGCCGAACGGATCAACACCGCCGCCGGAGGCGGCAAATCCAATACCGCCGCCGGAGGCGGGAAGGCCGACAGTGCCGCGCTCGACGTGAACGACCGCGACGCCGCGGTGGCCGCCGCAGCGCAGGCGGCCGCGCTCGGCGAAGGCAACCTGCACATCGTCGTCAACAACGCGGGCGTCACGTCGCCCGCGATGTTTCCCAAGCTGACCGACGAGACGTTCCGGTTGACGTTCGACGTTCATGTGATGGGAACGTTCCACGTCACCCAGGCCGCATTGCCGCACCTGCCGACGGACGGCACGGGGCGCGTCATCAACGTCACGTCGTCGGCGGGGATCACCGGAACCCTTGGCCAGGTCAACTACTCGGCGGCCAAGGCAGCCATCATCGGCTTCACCAAATCGCTCGCGCGGGAACTGGCGCCCAAGAACATCATGGTCAACGCGCTGGCGCCGCTTGCGGCGACACCGATGACCGAGACCATCCGCACCAATGAGAAGTTCGCGGCCAACATGATGAACCGGATCCCGTTGAAGCGGTGGGCCCAAGCCGAGGAAGTTGCCGGAGCGTTCGTCTTCCTGGCCTCCGATGCCGCGTCGTACATCACCGGGCAGGTGCTGCCGGTCGACGGCGGCATGGTTATGTGA
- a CDS encoding acyl-CoA dehydrogenase family protein, giving the protein MTELHDPAAFRAALGIWLDEHDLTPPPDHSLAGHVRQFARVQRALYDAGWSRYGWPEHAGGLGGPAILRAIVGEEVVGRRLAEPGPYSMLEVLAPTMIDYAPADLAAEMVPKLLSGEEQWCQGFSEPGSGSDLASLTTRAEQRGDKWVVNGQKVWTSFAQYSHRCILLTRTGAAETPDHDALTAFFVDLDSPGITVRPLQTMHGVDEFCEVYFDDVEVDTGRMLGQPGDGWQLAMDLLPYERSTCFWQRIAYLYSRFDALIGEVKSLGQVVDSDMGEAYLALHTLRCRSRATQHRLADGHKLGPDTSIDKVLLAGAEQQLYDTARDLLAGTIELDDTEWRTEFLYSRAATIYGGTAEVQRNIIARRLLDLGKE; this is encoded by the coding sequence ATGACCGAACTGCATGATCCCGCCGCATTCCGTGCCGCCCTGGGGATCTGGCTCGACGAGCATGATCTGACGCCGCCGCCCGACCATTCACTGGCGGGGCACGTGCGGCAGTTCGCGCGTGTGCAAAGAGCTCTCTATGACGCCGGGTGGAGCCGCTACGGCTGGCCGGAGCACGCCGGCGGACTGGGCGGGCCGGCGATCCTGCGGGCGATCGTCGGCGAAGAGGTGGTGGGCCGCAGGCTGGCCGAACCGGGACCGTACTCGATGCTCGAGGTGCTGGCGCCGACGATGATCGACTACGCCCCGGCGGATCTGGCCGCGGAGATGGTTCCGAAACTGCTCAGCGGTGAAGAGCAGTGGTGCCAAGGTTTTTCCGAGCCGGGCTCGGGCAGCGACCTGGCGTCTTTGACCACCCGGGCCGAGCAGCGCGGTGACAAGTGGGTGGTGAACGGCCAGAAGGTGTGGACCAGCTTCGCCCAGTACTCGCACCGGTGCATCCTGCTCACCCGCACCGGTGCCGCCGAAACCCCCGATCACGATGCCCTCACTGCGTTCTTCGTCGACCTCGACTCGCCGGGTATCACGGTGCGGCCGTTGCAGACCATGCACGGCGTGGACGAGTTCTGCGAGGTGTATTTCGACGATGTCGAGGTCGACACGGGCCGCATGCTCGGCCAACCCGGGGACGGTTGGCAGCTGGCCATGGATCTGCTGCCGTATGAGCGCTCGACCTGCTTCTGGCAACGTATCGCCTACCTGTACTCGCGGTTCGACGCGTTGATCGGTGAGGTCAAAAGCCTTGGCCAAGTCGTGGATTCGGATATGGGCGAGGCCTACCTGGCGCTGCACACACTGCGCTGCCGGTCCCGTGCCACGCAGCACCGGCTGGCCGACGGACACAAGCTCGGCCCGGACACCTCGATCGACAAGGTGCTGCTCGCCGGTGCCGAACAGCAGCTCTACGACACCGCGCGGGATCTGTTGGCGGGCACGATCGAGCTCGACGACACCGAATGGCGCACCGAGTTCCTGTACTCGCGCGCCGCCACAATCTACGGCGGCACGGCCGAGGTGCAGCGCAACATCATCGCCCGCCGCCTACTCGACTTGGGGAAGGAGTGA
- a CDS encoding SRPBCC family protein, producing MAHFPKPAVGSWTENWPELGTAPVDYTDSIDPEQWKLEQQAIFRRLWLHVGRVERLPKTGSYFTREMPSVGPGTSIIVNKDKDGTIRAFYNMCRHRGNKLVWNDYPGEEVSGSCRQFTCKYHAWRYALNGDLTFIQQEQEFFDVDKADYPLKPVRCEVWEGFIFVNFDDDAEPLRDYLGDFAKGLEGYPFHEMTEVYSYRSEIKANWKLFIDAFVEFYHAPILHMKQATKEEAEKLAKVGFEALHYDIKDQHSMISSWGGMSPPKDLNMVKPIERILHSGLFGPWDRPDIKGILPDELPPAVNPARQKTWGQDSFEFFPNFTLLLWVPGWYLTYNYWPTGVDTHIFEANLYFVPPKNTRQRLSQELAAVTFKEYALQDANTLEATQTQIGTRAVTEFPLCDQEILLRHLHHTAHKYVDAYKAEKAVKTNGSVAHV from the coding sequence GTGGCACATTTCCCGAAACCGGCTGTCGGCAGCTGGACCGAGAACTGGCCTGAATTGGGCACGGCCCCAGTCGATTACACCGATTCGATCGATCCCGAGCAGTGGAAGCTCGAACAGCAGGCGATCTTCCGCAGGCTCTGGTTGCACGTCGGCCGGGTCGAGCGACTTCCCAAGACGGGCAGCTACTTCACCCGCGAGATGCCGTCGGTGGGCCCCGGCACGTCGATCATCGTCAACAAGGACAAAGACGGCACCATTCGCGCCTTCTACAACATGTGCCGCCATCGCGGCAACAAGCTGGTCTGGAACGACTACCCCGGCGAGGAAGTCTCGGGCAGCTGCCGACAGTTCACCTGCAAGTACCACGCGTGGCGCTATGCACTCAACGGGGATCTCACGTTCATCCAGCAGGAGCAGGAGTTCTTCGACGTCGACAAGGCCGACTATCCGCTCAAGCCAGTGCGCTGCGAGGTGTGGGAAGGCTTCATCTTCGTCAACTTCGACGACGACGCCGAGCCGCTGCGGGATTACCTCGGCGACTTCGCAAAGGGTTTGGAAGGCTACCCCTTCCACGAGATGACCGAGGTGTACAGCTACCGCTCGGAGATCAAGGCCAACTGGAAGCTCTTCATCGACGCGTTCGTCGAGTTCTACCACGCACCGATCCTGCACATGAAGCAGGCCACCAAGGAGGAGGCCGAGAAGCTCGCCAAGGTCGGATTCGAGGCGCTGCACTACGACATCAAGGATCAGCACTCGATGATCTCGTCCTGGGGCGGCATGAGCCCGCCCAAGGATCTCAACATGGTCAAGCCCATCGAGCGCATCCTCCACAGCGGCCTGTTCGGCCCGTGGGACCGTCCCGACATCAAGGGCATCCTGCCCGACGAGCTGCCGCCCGCGGTCAACCCCGCGCGCCAGAAGACCTGGGGTCAGGACTCCTTCGAGTTCTTCCCCAACTTCACGCTGCTGCTCTGGGTGCCGGGCTGGTACCTGACGTACAACTACTGGCCGACGGGCGTGGACACCCACATCTTCGAGGCCAACCTGTATTTCGTGCCGCCCAAGAACACCCGGCAGCGACTGTCCCAGGAGCTCGCCGCGGTCACGTTCAAGGAATACGCGCTGCAGGACGCCAACACCCTCGAAGCCACCCAGACTCAGATCGGCACCCGCGCGGTCACCGAATTCCCGCTGTGCGACCAGGAAATCCTGCTGCGGCACCTGCACCACACCGCGCACAAGTACGTCGATGCGTACAAGGCGGAAAAAGCAGTCAAGACCAATGGGAGCGTCGCGCATGTCTGA